The genomic region CTGATAGTGGTGAAGCGGGTGAAGCCGCGAGCGCGGCGCTTGGCGGACTGAAACAGGCCGTTGAGCGCTTCGAGGAAGCCGTTGGTCTGGCGGGTCTGGGCCCAGGCGACGATGCCCTCGAGGTGGCGACGGACCATGGCGGCGACCTCCTTCATGGGTTCGACCTTGGAACGCATGACGCAGGTGCACCAGTGCTTGAGCATGTCGCGTGCCACGTTGATCTGCTTGCGCGCGAGGATCTCGCGCAGCTG from Thermithiobacillus tepidarius DSM 3134 harbors:
- a CDS encoding transposase — translated: QLREILARKQINVARDMLKHWCTCVMRSKVEPMKEVAAMVRRHLEGIVAWAQTRQTNGFLEALNGLFQSAKRRARGFTRFTTIRTVIFLIAGKLDFAVINPHARQPT